The proteins below are encoded in one region of Megasphaera vaginalis (ex Bordigoni et al. 2020):
- a CDS encoding DUF805 domain-containing protein translates to MSARQEKILYCRRCGAALEAGQQYCAYCGVTVPADAMNDELLAHMGAKGFIENFQYVLKEKYVVCAGRASRGEYWNFHAVYFGCLDILGCLLFLSATVFWAAVVSFALLTALPCVCLSIRRFHDLNKSGWWLFSNAIPYVGPFVYIWFLVRAGDEAPNRYGRRLNCVSLTAAEDRRIGRGRSPQG, encoded by the coding sequence ATGTCAGCAAGACAAGAAAAAATCCTTTATTGCCGCCGTTGCGGAGCAGCATTGGAAGCGGGGCAGCAATATTGCGCATACTGCGGCGTAACCGTTCCCGCCGACGCGATGAACGACGAGCTTTTGGCCCATATGGGGGCGAAAGGATTTATCGAAAATTTTCAATATGTCTTGAAAGAGAAGTATGTCGTTTGTGCAGGTCGCGCTTCGCGCGGCGAGTATTGGAATTTCCATGCCGTTTATTTCGGCTGCCTCGATATCTTGGGCTGTCTTTTGTTCCTTTCCGCCACCGTGTTTTGGGCCGCCGTCGTTTCGTTTGCGCTGCTGACGGCTCTTCCCTGCGTGTGCCTCTCGATTCGTCGTTTTCATGACCTCAACAAAAGCGGTTGGTGGCTATTCAGCAACGCAATTCCTTATGTAGGCCCTTTCGTCTATATCTGGTTTCTCGTACGCGCAGGGGACGAAGCGCCTAACCGCTATGGCAGGAGGCTGAACTGCGTTTCCCTTACGGCAGCAGAAGACAGACGTATCGGCAGGGGCCGTTCGCCGCAAGGTTGA
- a CDS encoding L-serine ammonia-lyase, iron-sulfur-dependent, subunit alpha — MFDSVGPIMHGPSSNHTGGAVRLGFYYQKIIGGLPKKIIFLFHPFLMKFYKGHGTHRALMAGLLGMREDDPNVNHALHNMQEKGVDIIFQPTHKVNPDRNLMEICAVHEGIDWDIHGISVGGGNIVIDKINGLETKITGDTHLYFYLLKDAIDLKEISEFIDAQDINGYASKQGYFFYISTKFPIEKSVLMRIEKRVNNIVLKRYVEPLHLFSEKSTASPIFRTFSELEQLTVLKDICEVAIDYECARSLVTREQVLNEAIKIVEVEEQAIAKGLMGNISLIGGFVGDSDGRLVAEYSKTDKTITGPMFTMAMARALAISEISAGGGLIVAAPTCGSAGTLPGIIFSVGERYGANRETLAKAFLVAAALGTIVANKSSFSGSIGGCQVEVGVGAAIGAAASVWLAGGSFKQIKNAFAIAMKNILGLTCDQPVSPVEIPCIKRNAMGVAVGLMGAELALAGVESAIPADQVIDALVDTARRIPNELRCSQIGGLASTDIAQELKKKWNEKVQS, encoded by the coding sequence TTGTTTGATTCGGTAGGGCCTATTATGCATGGCCCATCAAGTAATCATACGGGGGGAGCTGTACGATTAGGGTTTTATTATCAAAAAATTATTGGAGGATTACCTAAAAAAATTATCTTTTTATTTCATCCGTTCTTAATGAAATTTTATAAAGGCCATGGGACGCACCGGGCTCTTATGGCAGGCCTATTAGGGATGAGAGAGGACGATCCCAATGTCAATCACGCACTTCATAATATGCAAGAAAAAGGTGTTGACATAATCTTTCAACCTACTCATAAAGTTAATCCAGATAGAAATCTTATGGAAATATGTGCAGTACATGAAGGCATTGATTGGGATATACATGGAATTTCCGTGGGTGGGGGTAATATCGTTATTGATAAAATAAACGGATTAGAAACGAAGATAACAGGGGATACTCATTTATATTTTTATTTACTCAAAGATGCAATAGATTTAAAAGAAATTTCAGAATTTATAGATGCTCAAGATATCAATGGCTATGCAAGTAAACAAGGATATTTTTTTTATATATCAACGAAATTTCCGATTGAAAAAAGTGTATTGATGAGAATAGAAAAAAGGGTTAATAATATTGTTCTTAAACGATATGTTGAGCCACTTCATCTGTTTTCGGAAAAGAGCACTGCCTCTCCTATATTTAGGACATTCAGTGAGTTAGAACAATTAACCGTATTGAAAGATATTTGTGAAGTAGCTATTGACTATGAATGTGCCCGAAGCTTGGTTACGCGAGAGCAGGTTTTAAATGAAGCTATAAAAATAGTGGAGGTTGAAGAACAAGCAATAGCGAAAGGATTAATGGGAAATATTTCCTTAATTGGTGGTTTTGTTGGAGATAGCGATGGGAGATTAGTGGCTGAGTATAGTAAAACCGATAAAACGATTACCGGCCCAATGTTTACGATGGCGATGGCAAGAGCTCTTGCTATTTCGGAAATTAGTGCTGGAGGAGGGCTTATTGTTGCTGCTCCAACTTGTGGTTCTGCGGGAACATTACCGGGTATTATATTTTCCGTAGGAGAAAGATACGGTGCTAATCGGGAGACTCTGGCTAAAGCCTTTTTGGTAGCGGCAGCATTAGGGACTATAGTTGCCAATAAATCCAGTTTTTCTGGAAGTATTGGGGGATGTCAGGTTGAAGTAGGTGTTGGCGCTGCCATTGGAGCGGCTGCTAGCGTTTGGTTAGCTGGAGGATCATTCAAGCAAATTAAAAATGCTTTTGCAATTGCTATGAAGAACATATTAGGACTCACTTGTGATCAACCAGTTAGTCCAGTTGAAATACCTTGCATAAAAAGAAATGCCATGGGTGTTGCAGTTGGACTTATGGGGGCAGAATTGGCTTTAGCAGGGGTAGAAAGTGCCATTCCAGCGGATCAAGTAATTGATGCCTTGGTAGATACAGCAAGACGAATACCTAATGAACTGCGATGTAGTCAAATTGGTGGATTAGCATCTACAGACATAGCTCAAGAATTAAAAAAGAAGTGGAATGAAAAAGTTCAATCATGA
- a CDS encoding serine dehydratase subunit alpha family protein gives MDTKIKNLLEILNKEVSPALGCTGPTSVSLAAAKAYDVIGGEIEKIHVLMDRDTYKNSISVGIPGTSHKGLDVAASLGAIAGNAKKGLEVLAGVTPSKEKDALDKIKEGKVIVDVAWNRTGMNLFIDATVYTNKGYGRAIIYGTHTNIVYLESNNKIIKGSIDAAEDSSYKLDAPISNYEINDFINFAKLIDINELGIVKKAIELNFALANAGLANKAGSGFGVGWGTFDQNNVVYKARTYVAAAGDARMCGENLPAMSCASSGNVGITSSVPVKVFGDFYEYSNDKIIRAVALSFLVTIFAKCHIGRLSPVCACSIAASLGVAAGCGFLCDLENIQIEHAISNIIGAIGGTLCDGAKNGCAIKLSTSIGVAIENVMLVKSGAYINNDEGLVGENANESLALLGKIAREGMVSADIKMCEEIIKRNKLRR, from the coding sequence ATGGATACAAAAATTAAAAATTTATTAGAGATACTTAATAAAGAGGTATCACCTGCCTTGGGATGTACGGGACCAACTTCCGTTTCTCTAGCAGCAGCGAAGGCTTATGATGTTATAGGAGGGGAAATCGAAAAAATTCATGTACTTATGGATCGCGATACCTATAAAAATTCTATTTCAGTAGGCATTCCTGGAACAAGTCATAAAGGCTTAGATGTTGCCGCTTCCTTAGGGGCGATAGCAGGAAATGCAAAGAAAGGATTAGAAGTTTTGGCTGGTGTTACTCCGAGTAAAGAAAAAGATGCTTTGGATAAAATTAAAGAAGGAAAAGTTATCGTTGATGTGGCTTGGAATCGTACTGGTATGAATTTGTTTATTGATGCCACTGTATACACCAATAAAGGGTATGGACGGGCTATTATTTATGGGACACATACCAATATTGTTTATCTTGAATCAAATAATAAAATAATTAAGGGTTCGATAGATGCAGCAGAGGATTCATCATATAAACTTGATGCACCTATTAGTAATTATGAAATAAATGATTTTATTAATTTTGCAAAACTCATTGATATAAATGAATTGGGAATTGTAAAAAAAGCAATTGAATTAAATTTTGCACTTGCCAATGCTGGATTAGCAAATAAAGCCGGATCAGGTTTTGGTGTAGGATGGGGGACTTTTGATCAAAATAATGTTGTATATAAAGCCAGAACTTATGTTGCGGCTGCAGGGGACGCGAGAATGTGTGGGGAGAATCTTCCTGCTATGAGTTGTGCTAGTAGTGGAAATGTAGGTATTACTAGTTCTGTTCCAGTAAAGGTTTTTGGAGATTTTTATGAATATTCTAATGACAAAATTATTCGTGCTGTAGCATTGAGCTTTTTAGTCACGATTTTTGCGAAATGTCACATTGGGCGATTATCCCCTGTTTGTGCATGTTCTATTGCAGCTTCATTAGGTGTTGCAGCTGGATGTGGCTTTTTATGTGACTTGGAAAACATACAAATTGAACATGCTATTAGTAATATCATAGGAGCAATCGGAGGAACATTGTGTGATGGAGCCAAAAATGGTTGTGCAATAAAGCTTTCAACAAGTATTGGTGTGGCAATTGAAAATGTTATGCTCGTAAAATCTGGCGCTTATATTAATAATGATGAAGGATTGGTAGGAGAAAATGCAAATGAAAGTCTTGCTCTTTTAGGAAAAATTGCACGTGAAGGTATGGTTTCAGCAGATATAAAAATGTGTGAGGAAATTATTAAGCGTAATAAATTAAGGAGATAA
- a CDS encoding helix-turn-helix domain-containing protein, translating into MNNYCLGKNISQLRLLEGYSLKELASKVEISLSMLSQIEHGNANPSLKTLEAISCALKVPIVRLFSETQTVNDLIVRSNKRTSIIFPESPGLEYEVLTPNRSSSLAMLILTLKAHGSSGIQKTKHTGEEIAYILEGNVHLVLDNEEVNLNTHDSVRIPPGITHQWVNVGDDVVRILFAASPPRI; encoded by the coding sequence ATGAATAATTATTGCTTAGGGAAGAACATTTCACAATTACGTTTATTAGAGGGATATTCACTGAAAGAATTGGCAAGTAAAGTGGAAATCAGTTTATCTATGCTTTCTCAGATTGAGCATGGTAATGCCAATCCTTCATTGAAGACATTGGAAGCTATTTCGTGTGCGTTAAAAGTACCCATTGTGAGATTATTTTCTGAAACACAAACCGTTAATGATTTGATTGTACGTTCCAATAAAAGAACTTCAATTATATTTCCAGAGTCCCCGGGCTTGGAATATGAGGTTTTGACGCCTAATCGTAGTAGTTCATTGGCGATGCTGATTTTAACGTTAAAAGCACATGGCAGTTCAGGTATCCAAAAAACTAAACATACTGGTGAAGAAATTGCCTATATATTGGAAGGGAATGTGCATCTTGTCCTTGATAATGAGGAAGTCAATCTAAATACTCATGATAGTGTAAGAATACCGCCGGGAATAACGCATCAATGGGTTAATGTCGGTGATGATGTAGTTCGTATTTTATTTGCCGCATCACCGCCAAGAATTTAA
- a CDS encoding pyruvate carboxylase, with amino-acid sequence MKKINSVLVANRGEIAIRVFRACNELGIRTVAVYAKEDSLSLHRFRADESYLVGAGKKPVDAYLDIEDIIRIAHEHDVDAIHPGYGFLSENADLAKRCAEEGIIFIGPHVEHLIMFGDKINARIQAKKAGIQYIPGSDGPVMNYEEVEKFAREVGFPIMLKAVNGGGGRGMRMVDHMADLREAYDRAKSEAKLAFGSDEIYLEKCIINPKHIEVQIIGDEHGNVMHLLERDCSIQRRHQKVVEIAPAFSLPESLRRDICNAALKLMKNVGYVNAGTVEFLVTPDHQFYFIEVNPRVQVEHTVTEMVTGIDIVQTQIKIAEGYALTSDEIAIPSQESVRCQGNAIQCRITTEDPMNNFMPDSGKIMVYRSGGGFGVRLDSGNAYTGSIITPYYDSLLVKATTYSLTHAGAVQKMLRTLKEFRIRGVKTNIGFLINVLSNPLFVSGDYDVNFIDEHPELFHLPVIQDRGTKLLKYIGDTTINGYSGLGHQEKPEFDPLELPSAVKGDFPSGTKQLFDSMGPEKFSQWILAQKQVLFTDTTMRDAHQSLMATRVRTIDMLRVLESASKKLPNFFSYECWGGATFDVAYRFLYEDPWERLRQMRKKAPNILLQMLIRGANAVGYTSYPDNVVKNFVDLSAKNGVDVFRVFDSLNSLDNMYGTVQAVRETGKIAEVALCYTGDILDASRSKYNLDYYVKMAKELQHAGANIIAIKDMAGLLKPEAAYRLVSALKDAVTLPIHLHTHDGSGNAITTYCRAVDAGVDIVDVAYSAFAGGTSQPSMSTLYYALSGKDRQPAMNVDAMEEMSRYWATVRPYYKGVDKAEPYPNTEVYQHEMPGGQFSNLRQQAKAVGLGERWNDVKKMYHAVNMMFGDIIKVTPSSKVVGDMTLFMIQNDLTEEDILKKGDILDFPQSVVEFFEGRIGIPYQGFPQELQKIILKGLQPLTERPGKSLAPVDLEATRKKLADAGYKHEDEDVNAYCQYAKVFVDYNENVKKYGDVSVLDTPTFFFGMRKNEEIHVEIEPGKDLVITLVNISDPDESGMRNITFMFNGAEREITVQDKSVDMKTVTRRKANPDKIGDIGATLSGSVVNVLVSKDQKVKKGEPLVVTEAMKMETTITSPIDGVVKDIFVSKGQPIISGDCLVEIGE; translated from the coding sequence ATGAAAAAAATAAATTCGGTTTTAGTTGCCAACCGCGGTGAAATTGCTATTCGCGTCTTTCGCGCCTGCAATGAACTGGGGATTCGCACCGTTGCTGTCTATGCAAAGGAAGATTCACTCTCGTTGCACCGTTTCCGTGCCGATGAATCTTACCTGGTCGGAGCGGGCAAAAAACCGGTTGATGCTTACTTAGATATTGAAGATATTATCCGCATTGCTCATGAACATGATGTTGATGCCATTCATCCCGGATATGGCTTTTTGTCGGAAAATGCCGATTTGGCGAAGCGTTGTGCCGAAGAAGGCATTATTTTTATTGGCCCTCACGTTGAACACCTGATCATGTTCGGCGATAAGATCAATGCCCGCATTCAAGCCAAAAAGGCCGGTATCCAGTATATTCCCGGCAGTGACGGCCCGGTCATGAATTATGAAGAGGTCGAAAAATTTGCCAGAGAAGTCGGCTTCCCGATTATGCTTAAGGCTGTCAACGGCGGCGGCGGCCGCGGGATGCGCATGGTCGATCATATGGCGGACTTGCGGGAAGCTTACGATCGCGCCAAATCGGAAGCCAAATTGGCTTTCGGCAGCGATGAGATTTATTTGGAAAAGTGCATCATTAATCCGAAACATATTGAAGTACAGATTATCGGTGATGAACACGGCAATGTCATGCATCTTTTGGAACGGGACTGTTCTATTCAGCGCCGTCATCAGAAGGTAGTCGAAATAGCGCCGGCTTTTTCGCTGCCCGAATCACTGCGTCGCGATATTTGCAACGCCGCCTTGAAGCTGATGAAAAACGTCGGCTATGTCAATGCCGGTACCGTTGAGTTTCTGGTAACGCCGGATCATCAGTTCTATTTTATAGAAGTAAATCCTCGTGTCCAAGTTGAACATACGGTAACGGAAATGGTTACAGGCATCGATATCGTTCAAACGCAAATCAAGATCGCCGAAGGATACGCGCTGACGAGTGATGAAATTGCGATTCCATCGCAGGAATCGGTACGTTGCCAGGGTAACGCCATCCAATGCCGTATTACGACGGAAGATCCGATGAACAATTTCATGCCCGATTCCGGTAAGATCATGGTCTATCGTAGCGGCGGCGGCTTCGGCGTTCGCCTTGACAGCGGCAATGCTTATACGGGCTCGATCATTACGCCGTATTATGATTCCTTGCTCGTGAAAGCTACGACGTATAGTCTGACACATGCCGGAGCAGTTCAGAAGATGCTGCGTACATTAAAAGAATTCCGAATTCGCGGCGTCAAGACTAATATCGGATTCTTGATTAACGTTTTGAGTAATCCGCTTTTTGTCAGCGGTGATTACGATGTCAATTTTATCGACGAACATCCGGAACTGTTTCATTTACCGGTTATTCAGGACCGCGGCACGAAGCTTTTGAAATACATTGGCGATACGACGATCAACGGATACAGCGGGTTAGGTCATCAGGAAAAACCGGAATTTGACCCCCTTGAATTGCCGTCTGCAGTAAAAGGCGATTTTCCGTCCGGGACAAAGCAGCTCTTCGATTCCATGGGACCGGAAAAGTTTTCACAGTGGATATTGGCTCAGAAGCAGGTCCTTTTTACCGATACGACGATGCGTGACGCTCACCAGTCGCTGATGGCGACACGCGTGCGCACGATAGACATGCTGCGGGTGTTGGAAAGCGCATCGAAAAAACTGCCGAATTTCTTCTCCTATGAATGCTGGGGCGGCGCAACTTTTGATGTAGCCTATCGATTCCTGTACGAAGATCCGTGGGAACGCCTCCGCCAGATGCGCAAAAAAGCGCCGAATATCCTTTTGCAGATGCTGATTCGCGGAGCTAATGCAGTCGGGTATACGAGTTATCCGGATAACGTCGTCAAAAACTTTGTCGACCTTTCGGCGAAGAACGGTGTCGATGTCTTTCGGGTCTTTGACAGTTTAAACAGTCTTGACAATATGTACGGTACCGTTCAGGCTGTTCGCGAAACAGGTAAGATTGCCGAAGTGGCGCTCTGTTATACAGGGGATATCCTTGACGCATCCCGTTCCAAATACAACTTGGACTACTATGTGAAGATGGCCAAGGAGTTGCAACATGCCGGCGCCAATATTATCGCGATTAAAGATATGGCCGGCCTTTTGAAGCCGGAAGCCGCGTACCGCCTTGTATCCGCCTTGAAAGACGCGGTTACATTGCCGATTCACCTGCATACGCACGATGGCTCCGGCAACGCCATTACGACCTATTGCCGCGCCGTTGACGCCGGCGTTGATATTGTCGATGTCGCCTATTCCGCCTTTGCCGGCGGCACGAGCCAGCCGAGCATGAGCACGCTGTATTATGCTTTGAGCGGCAAAGACCGGCAGCCGGCTATGAATGTCGATGCCATGGAAGAAATGTCCCGTTACTGGGCTACCGTTCGTCCGTACTACAAAGGGGTCGATAAAGCCGAACCATATCCGAATACGGAAGTCTATCAACATGAAATGCCTGGCGGACAATTTTCCAACTTGCGTCAGCAGGCGAAGGCCGTCGGATTGGGCGAACGTTGGAATGACGTCAAGAAAATGTACCATGCCGTCAATATGATGTTCGGCGATATCATTAAAGTCACGCCGTCGTCCAAAGTCGTCGGTGATATGACGCTCTTTATGATTCAAAATGACCTGACCGAAGAAGATATTCTGAAAAAAGGCGATATTTTGGACTTTCCGCAGTCTGTCGTCGAGTTCTTTGAAGGGCGCATCGGGATTCCGTATCAGGGATTCCCGCAAGAATTGCAGAAAATCATTCTTAAAGGGCTCCAGCCGTTGACCGAACGTCCCGGCAAATCCCTGGCTCCCGTTGATTTGGAAGCAACGCGGAAAAAGTTGGCCGATGCGGGTTATAAGCATGAAGATGAAGATGTAAACGCATACTGCCAGTATGCCAAAGTCTTTGTCGACTATAATGAAAATGTCAAAAAATACGGTGACGTCAGTGTTCTTGACACGCCGACCTTCTTCTTCGGCATGCGGAAGAATGAGGAAATTCATGTTGAAATCGAACCGGGGAAAGATCTGGTTATTACGCTGGTTAATATCAGCGATCCCGATGAAAGCGGCATGCGCAATATTACCTTTATGTTCAACGGCGCCGAACGGGAAATCACGGTGCAGGACAAGAGCGTGGACATGAAGACGGTAACGCGGCGGAAAGCCAATCCCGACAAGATCGGCGATATCGGAGCCACCTTATCCGGATCTGTTGTCAATGTGCTCGTTTCAAAGGATCAGAAAGTGAAGAAAGGCGAACCGTTGGTTGTTACAGAAGCGATGAAGATGGAAACGACGATTACGTCGCCGATCGACGGCGTTGTCAAAGATATTTTCGTTTCCAAGGGACAGCCGATTATCAGCGGCGACTGCCTGGTGGAAATCGGAGAATAA
- a CDS encoding sodium:solute symporter family protein has translation MGVSTGSIFIIVFSTLAVLLVAVLISWWVGRKSTGSDWAVAGRSLPLYVIVGTQFATAQGGGFLTAHVGNGYAGGWSALTYGLFVAIGMWVICLIAKWMRSQEFSTIPDIMERLYGKNKTLTVISSFLTMVVPFGWVIGNLIAFGKLYSGLTGLSTTTLVLAFAVISLLLVLPAGLKSVAWADFFFGCLMGLICLATLYFLYDMGGGFGNVMAKVPDNLKSFPGGMASLGWGTVILWFMAVIPGSLTNQMYFQRIFAAKDINYVKMSLFLSGVVIIISEIWASLFGMGIRAMNPGLEREMATGWFLTQIPVWFLALYAGLIVSAIMSTVASGIQSVALNAVNDIYKKILNPGATENDMKHKSKIISVIVTFLAVAIALVYPRVLNVIVATYAFSAAGLMFPIFAGVLLRRKNLITAKSVIISMIVGFIVCFGAMLMETVIPYAIYGLAGSGIALIIACMIFKDDKKVAGNMG, from the coding sequence ATGGGTGTGTCTACGGGAAGTATATTTATTATTGTTTTTAGCACCTTAGCTGTACTATTAGTTGCCGTATTAATTTCTTGGTGGGTTGGTAGAAAATCGACTGGAAGTGATTGGGCCGTAGCCGGTCGCAGCTTACCTTTGTATGTTATTGTTGGAACCCAATTTGCAACAGCTCAAGGTGGCGGATTTCTTACCGCCCATGTTGGAAATGGATATGCTGGAGGATGGTCTGCTTTAACATATGGATTATTTGTAGCTATTGGTATGTGGGTTATTTGCCTTATTGCAAAATGGATGCGTAGTCAGGAATTTTCAACTATACCGGATATTATGGAAAGATTGTATGGTAAAAATAAAACATTAACTGTCATATCATCATTTTTAACAATGGTTGTACCCTTTGGATGGGTTATTGGAAATCTGATTGCTTTTGGAAAGCTTTATTCCGGATTAACTGGCCTTTCAACTACTACCTTAGTATTGGCATTTGCCGTCATTAGTTTATTATTGGTATTACCTGCTGGATTAAAATCAGTTGCTTGGGCAGATTTCTTTTTTGGATGTCTTATGGGACTAATTTGTTTGGCAACATTATATTTCTTGTACGATATGGGAGGCGGATTTGGCAATGTTATGGCTAAAGTACCGGATAATTTAAAGTCTTTTCCTGGTGGAATGGCAAGCCTAGGCTGGGGAACAGTTATACTCTGGTTTATGGCGGTTATTCCTGGTAGTTTAACAAATCAAATGTATTTTCAGCGTATTTTTGCTGCAAAAGATATAAATTATGTTAAAATGAGTTTATTTCTTAGCGGGGTAGTAATTATTATTTCTGAAATTTGGGCATCTTTATTTGGGATGGGGATTAGGGCAATGAATCCTGGCTTAGAACGAGAAATGGCAACTGGCTGGTTTCTAACACAAATTCCAGTTTGGTTTCTAGCTTTATATGCAGGATTAATTGTATCTGCTATTATGTCAACTGTTGCTAGTGGCATTCAATCTGTGGCATTAAATGCGGTAAATGATATTTATAAAAAGATACTTAATCCTGGAGCGACTGAAAATGATATGAAGCATAAATCTAAAATAATTTCAGTTATAGTTACATTTTTAGCTGTAGCTATAGCCCTAGTATATCCGCGTGTACTTAATGTTATTGTTGCAACTTATGCTTTTTCAGCAGCGGGGCTTATGTTCCCGATATTTGCGGGAGTATTACTGCGTAGAAAAAATTTAATTACGGCCAAGTCAGTAATTATTAGTATGATAGTGGGCTTTATCGTTTGCTTTGGCGCAATGTTAATGGAAACTGTTATTCCATATGCTATTTATGGACTGGCGGGGTCTGGAATTGCATTGATCATAGCCTGTATGATTTTTAAAGATGATAAGAAAGTTGCAGGGAATATGGGGTAG
- a CDS encoding MFS transporter: MNWKFCLAILTCNVVFMSASYTMLIPFLPVYLTHELGVDPSSVNIWSGIVFSSTFAVSAIMAPIWGRMADRRGKRLMAIRASFLLAISYFLGGIVTTPLELTFMRMFQGFAAGLWPMELAIMTTYAPPKKMGICLGIMQGGLTAGGVIGPLFGGLLAEVFGMRMSFFLAAAALFLNFLVLLFFVKEPPDSLAAEPAPGHPETSGSGLWRNPLIRDMLLFGVFVQMVILIVQPVLTTYITELAGNLDNVIFVAGLVFSLSGFASAISAPLWGRFGQHQGFHKSLTYALTLAGIFSIIQSLPRDLYLFAASQFCVGLFFSGIYPSINAILAQNTDSHTKGRVFGLLFSAQQIGSMAGPLLGGLIATFCGMHYVFIAAGLILLSISIIVRRHTGRITTPHPGTT, from the coding sequence ATGAATTGGAAATTTTGTTTAGCCATACTGACATGTAATGTCGTTTTTATGTCTGCCAGTTATACCATGCTGATCCCTTTCCTGCCGGTCTATTTGACCCATGAGCTCGGCGTGGATCCGTCATCGGTAAATATCTGGTCCGGCATTGTCTTTTCCTCAACTTTCGCCGTCAGCGCCATCATGGCCCCGATTTGGGGACGCATGGCCGATCGCCGGGGAAAACGGCTGATGGCGATTCGAGCCAGCTTTCTTCTGGCCATCAGTTATTTTCTCGGCGGCATCGTAACGACACCGCTGGAGTTAACGTTCATGCGGATGTTTCAAGGTTTTGCTGCCGGCTTGTGGCCGATGGAACTGGCAATTATGACCACCTATGCGCCGCCGAAAAAAATGGGCATCTGTCTCGGCATCATGCAAGGAGGCCTGACGGCAGGCGGTGTCATCGGGCCGCTTTTCGGGGGACTTTTAGCGGAAGTCTTCGGCATGCGCATGTCATTCTTTCTGGCCGCGGCAGCTCTTTTCCTCAATTTTCTGGTTCTTCTGTTCTTTGTCAAAGAACCTCCTGACAGTCTGGCTGCAGAGCCGGCACCGGGGCATCCGGAAACCAGCGGTTCCGGCCTTTGGCGAAATCCGTTGATCCGCGATATGCTGCTTTTCGGCGTTTTCGTGCAAATGGTCATCCTCATCGTGCAGCCTGTCTTGACGACATATATTACGGAACTTGCCGGCAATTTGGACAACGTCATCTTCGTCGCCGGCCTCGTCTTCTCGCTCAGCGGCTTTGCCAGCGCCATATCGGCGCCGCTCTGGGGACGCTTCGGACAGCACCAGGGATTCCATAAGTCGCTGACCTATGCCTTGACCTTGGCCGGAATCTTCAGCATTATCCAATCGCTGCCTCGCGACCTGTATCTGTTCGCAGCATCGCAATTTTGCGTCGGACTGTTCTTTTCCGGCATCTATCCTTCGATCAATGCCATTCTGGCTCAAAACACCGACTCCCACACCAAGGGACGCGTATTCGGCCTCCTCTTTTCGGCGCAGCAGATCGGCTCCATGGCCGGGCCTCTCCTGGGCGGGCTGATCGCTACCTTCTGCGGCATGCATTACGTCTTCATCGCCGCCGGCCTGATTTTACTCTCCATCAGCATCATCGTGCGCCGTCATACGGGACGCATAACGACGCCGCATCCCGGCACAACATAA